One window from the genome of Faecalibacterium sp. HTF-F encodes:
- the dprA gene encoding DNA-processing protein DprA — MRELAGQTGLFPPEPAPDPLLCWLWLAHVLGPASIHAGRVLDAFGGAQEAWEARDTAEFRAAAGDAAALRAQQLDPEQYHALVMRCDDLGVRILTFDDPDYPLALSRIPDMPLVLYCTGDPRWLNEPGTIGIVGSRRPTEYGLNAAADIGGALAKSGAVIVSGLADGLDSAGHRAAVKNNCPTIAVMGVPIDRTYPAANAVLRHKIEQKGCVISEYPPRSEGVGANGFLQRNRLIAALSSALLVVEAQEKSGTMSTVSHAERYGKPVFAVPGSIYSPNSAGTNGLLRDGRARAVSSADDLMGPLGLRRQSAAAVTAKQPEPLSENERKVLSCIGPQPLGIEELCVRSGLPTAALLGTLMKLELSGRVLCMPGKRYMIK; from the coding sequence GTGAGGGAACTTGCCGGGCAGACCGGCCTTTTTCCGCCGGAGCCTGCTCCGGACCCGCTGCTGTGCTGGCTGTGGCTGGCCCATGTGCTGGGCCCGGCCAGCATCCACGCGGGCCGCGTGCTGGATGCGTTTGGTGGTGCGCAGGAAGCGTGGGAAGCACGGGACACCGCTGAATTCCGCGCTGCAGCCGGGGATGCTGCCGCGCTTCGCGCACAGCAGCTGGACCCGGAACAGTATCACGCACTGGTCATGCGGTGCGATGATCTCGGTGTGCGCATCCTGACCTTTGATGACCCGGATTACCCGCTGGCCCTTTCCCGCATTCCGGATATGCCGCTGGTGCTCTACTGCACCGGCGACCCGCGCTGGCTCAATGAACCGGGCACGATCGGCATCGTGGGCAGCCGCAGGCCGACAGAATACGGCCTGAATGCAGCGGCAGACATCGGCGGGGCACTGGCAAAGAGCGGTGCGGTCATCGTCAGCGGCCTTGCCGACGGACTGGACAGCGCCGGACACCGTGCCGCCGTGAAAAACAACTGCCCCACCATCGCGGTGATGGGTGTGCCCATCGACCGCACCTACCCGGCAGCGAATGCGGTGCTGCGGCATAAGATCGAGCAGAAGGGCTGCGTCATCAGCGAATATCCGCCCCGCAGTGAGGGCGTTGGCGCCAATGGTTTTCTGCAGCGCAACCGGCTCATTGCGGCGCTCAGCTCTGCGCTGCTGGTGGTGGAAGCACAGGAGAAAAGCGGCACCATGTCCACCGTGTCCCATGCAGAACGCTATGGAAAACCGGTGTTTGCGGTGCCGGGCAGCATCTACTCGCCCAATTCCGCAGGCACCAACGGCCTGCTGAGGGATGGCCGTGCCCGCGCTGTGAGCAGCGCAGATGACCTGATGGGCCCGCTGGGCCTGCGCCGGCAGAGCGCAGCGGCGGTGACGGCAAAGCAGCCGGAGCCTCTGAGCGAGAACGAGCGGAAGGTGCTTTCCTGCATCGGCCCGCAGCCGCTTGGCATTGAGGAGCTCTGCGTGCGCAGCGGCCTGCCCACGGCAGCATTGCTGGGCACTCTGATGAAGCTGGAGCTTTCCGGCAGGGTGCTGTGCATGCCGGGAAAGCGCTATATGATAAAATAG